The DNA window TTTATTTCCTCAACTGTTATAGCGTCTTGTTCCGTGAATGGTTTTTCCTGATAGTTTAGATTGTTATCGATGTTTTCTACGATTTCATTAATGTagtttttaaagttatcatcgAATTTACCTGGACAATGTCGTTCGCACGCAAGATCTGAATAATATTCCTCCCAAAGGTTACACATGTTATGTTTTCTTTATATCTTAACTTGGAAGGTAGGGATGTGCTTGttcgttttttatttttccacgCTGTTCTATAAAAAGTTCCTATATCTATTTTGGCGGCTTTATCGATTTCATCAAATATTGTTTGTGTCCAATCTTTTTTTGCTAATCTGTGAAGTTTtctaaatttacattttgttttcttgtaatttacatatgattcattttgtttgTCTCTAGGCGAACCTTCTGATTTCCATGCTCTTCTAGAACGCCGCATTTCATAATGGGCGTTGTGTAACTCTGATTTTTTCCAATATGGTTCGATGTGTGAATTAAATTTTCCATATGGAATATGTTCGTCACCAGATGACAGAAGAGAAGCGGTTAGGTAGATAAGAAACATATCGATGGTGTCCCGAGATGACAGTACCATATCTATTGAGTTTAAAAGATTATCACATGTAATTCTATATGCTGCTAGGTTGTTTGTGTCAGCTAACTTCCATTTCTGAATATTTCTTGAATAGTCAGGTGGCAGGTGAGTGAAGATATTTTGGAGGTCAATTTCACATAGTAATGGAAAGTGTTTAGAAACATCGTAAGCAAAGTCTTGAAATATTTCCTTATATTTCACCTCTGGAATAATCCACTCGGGTACAAAGATGTAGTTAAGAAGTGatctaaatattttatcttttgtttggAACGTAAAATGGGTGTCAGATGAAAATAAGCTACTAAGATTTCTTTCATGTGTAGTTTCCATAAGGAGTTTTAACTTTGGACTGctgcatttgtttttaatatctgTATTAAAGTCGCCGCATAGTATTACGGGGCAAATTTCACttagcttattttttttcttatttattgttaaatatatcaagtgaaaagctgtcaatgtgacagcaaaccgggttttcttttatgtttgttcaaaagctagtatttttttcataaattatcggaaatcaaaatcctagcattatgcacacctctgatatatgtacaattgatctgcaaaagaacaacttcctatcttgagaactgtaggaggagttatccgtacaatgagggtaccctatatgcaatattttgccaaaaaatgactaagttcaaaagctagtattttttcgataaattatcagaaatcaaaatcctagcaatatgcacacctctgatatatgtacaattgatctgcaaaagaacaacttcctatcttgagaactgtaggaggagttgtccgtacaatgagggtacccttttggcagccgcccgcccgccattttcaccattttaataaccggatttttccgttggaaaacccggttaaaaactgactatagttagaaattttggttttgcaaagttgtattataatatatttgaatagatttaatgggggaaaattaatttaaaattgtatttcactactaaaccgaatgggcttttgcgccatcttattccccccaTCTTCTTTTCAAGCTCTAAATTTCACATCAAATTGAAAAACCTATCATTACAATTGCTTCACGACATCACTGCTGGTTTTTCTTTACAATACtggaaatgatatttttattttcagaccTGCTTCAAGCTTTTCAAAAGCTATCATGTGTTGAGCTAGGAAAGATGGTAAAATTGGTTTGGGATTTTAAGGGATGGATGGAAAATAGCCTGATCAACAGCCACGGTCTTATGGATCAATTTGTATTTCGGATCCACACAGTTGACAAAggttatttaaatcaatatactcaagaaataaacagcaagttaaaaagttcaccaggatatgaagttggttggtcacatgGTCAAATCCTTTGAAGCCCGAAGAAGATTTGATCatgtaccaaccaagttcatatcctggtgaactttttagcattgctgtttattacttatatttacatttgaaaaagacaaatcatTCACAATTGTTAAGATTTctgagattttatgtttacaatattgcTATTCTATAGGTTTATATAATGGAACATACTTGcataagtaaatatttaaatgcgAAAATATGCTTATGTTATGTACTCtttatcaataatatatttgtataaatagGAAGAAGGATACCAATTTTCCAGTATAGAAAGGGCGAGAGAGAACGATTGATGCCGGATGCAGCTGATGACACCACTTATGAGGTTCATCATGATAGGTGTGGAATACTGATATTCAAGGTGGCTACTCATTCTAAGTGTATGTGTTTGTGTGTGCGAGTCGGTGTGTGTGCgtgagagacagagacagagatgTATTGAATTAATCattctataatattgtttaGGACATGGATTTTCTACAAAGAGCCCCAAATTGTGTTGCTCCAACGGACAAGAGCATGTATCTGGATcggattttaaaagaaacatgcCCAAAACAACTAAAATCTGGCCTGCTTACTTCCACAGAGCAGCAATGGTGGGGGAGTCTTTCATCGGTGGTCATGACGTATCTTAAGACTTCAAGAAATGTTATTATAatcagaatttcatttttttcatttattacagATAATTATGTACAAGTCTAACACCCAGTATTAGAATCTCAATATACTTATATTTAAGGTCGATTTCCCATTGATTcatttgattgaaagtgtaaaAGAGATACCAGAAACTCTGATGTCCCATCCAGTGGAGACGAGACTTCAAGAGCTCGAGGACAAGACAATGAAAAGAGCCCTGGTAATGCAAATTCTTCTTTTTGTATATGTTACACTGTTCAAAATTATCTGTTAAACATCACAAGTGTATTCCACTTACCgtaatattcttttttcatttaaaatcatacacaatatttagtttttacaatattttgaagtgttttttattttgatttagttTGATTCTTGACAGGTGTACACTGGTAACTATTTACATCCGAAAAAGAGGAAAGCAGCAGAGAAGAGCAAAAAGCagagaaaataataaataaagcaATTCCAAAGCACAACATTCTTTGGTGTTTTTTAAACGCTTTCCGATAGCATTTAGATCAAttatggaatgaaaaaaaaaatccaaaactcCGAATTAATGCTTGCTGATAGGtttggaaaagaaaatatttgcatttccctGTAACATAAACAGGTCTTTAATGTAGCATTTGATGTgttgatatatttataatttgttatcattCTATATTAGTGCACAAACGCATAATAATTAGTTTTGTAAAGTGACTATTAGTTGATGCTTGAAAATAGTGACCTTAAacagttattattttttgcattcGAGAAACAACAAAGTTGCAGTTATCAAATTTCATGCTTTCATCGAGCAACTAACGTACTGACAAAAAACCCCCCAGCTAATTCCTGCATTGAAAAACTTATAATCAAACGACACCCAATACCTGGTTTGAACCACATCCAATACCTACATTTAATCACTATAAATTCAGTCTTCCAATGCCTGCATTAAGCGTCTCTTCAGTCttccaatgcctgcattgagcGACTCTTTAGTCttccaatgcctgcattgagcGTCTCTACAGTTTttccaatgcctgcattgagcGTCTCTACAGTTTttccaatgcctgcattgagcGTCTCTTCAGTCttccaatgcctgcattgagcGACTCTTCAGTCTTCCAATACCTGCATTGAGCGACTCTTCAGTTTttccaatgcctgcattgagTGTCTCTTACGTTTTTGAAATGCCTGCATTTAGCATCTCTTCAGTTTTTCCAATACCTGCATTGAGCGACTCTTCAGTCTTCCCATGCCTGCATTGAGCAATTTTTCAGTCttccaatgcctgcattgagcGACTCTTCAGTTTttccaatgcctgcattgagcGACTCCTCAATCctccaatgcctgcattgagcGTCTCTTCAGTTATTCCAATGCCTGCATTGGGCGTTTCTTCCTTTTttccaatgcctgcattgagcGACTCCTCAGTCGTGTAATGCCTGCATTGAGCAACTCTTTATTCATCATTGCAATCCTCCAATGCAAGCAATTAGTACCACTAATTCTTCACCCAATGCAGGTATTCCTTCTGTCTAATGAAATCACACTggatgcatatacatgtaatgccAATGCCCATTAGCattataaaatgtattgtaGTAACTCTTAGAAAATATTCCAAATAAGGAACATGAAGTCTAAAacgtaaatattttaattcccGTTATCACAAAACTGAATGACAAAGCAAGGAATGGTTTTATCAGAATGTCGCAAGAAAAACTCACATATTTTGCTGATATTTCGAATGGATACTTAGCGTGTTTCTGTGAATTGCCTTACTTAACGCAGAAAAATCAGgggaaaaaatggttgagacaaataaaaaaaatagtgtagACTGCATTTTATGTAGAATATGATAACCTCGACGCCAACTTGTTTCCTAATCGGCAACGGTATATTGCGTTGCCACAATCGCTCGCCGGCGACGCGTGTTCCAGCAATCGGCGACGAAGGCAGCACCGGTAAATCCGGCGATGCCAGTTTAATGGAAAGCACCCTAAAtctgggaagaaagtttaaactGCCAGTTGATCTTGTGTATGGCCATCATCCAGGGGAAGACCAGTTATATGAAAATTACCACGACTTTGTtgagaaaatgaaaatcaatgtaGGAGTCATCCACGAAAATGCCAGGAAATGATTGAAGTACATATGTAAATGAAAAtcagaaaagaaaatatgacaCCAATTCAAATCATAAGCAGTATACACCTGGACAACATGTATGGATCGCGTCTAAAGCCAGAACCAAAGGGAGAAGTCCGAAACTTCAAAACCATTGGACAGGACCCTACATAGTACTAGGCGCTGTATCCGACTTCGTGTACAAAGTCGAAAGGTCATTAACGgaaaaaccaaaatatattCACCATGATTAGAGTAATAATTCCGAAGcgtaataaatgaaaaaagatcCCAATAAAGCGCGTTCGTTAAAAcagttataatttattttagttCAAAATTGTGCGTGAACCATTCCAGTGACCTTTATTTCTGATAACATTTCATAATATAACCAATGAAGGAAACTAGTGATGATTGTGAAGTGacaataactttattttatttcagtaaaaTGATGTTGTCTTGTAAGACCTGCTTCAGGGTGTACCCTACATTGCGCCAACTTAGCAGGCACATCAGAGATACATGTAAGCATGACAGCCAAGCAGTATCGTGCAAATACTCCCAGTATGGATGTGTTTTGGCCATGTCAAGATCAAGGAAGAGCCAATTACTTCCTCATGAAGCAAAATGCAAGTATCACCAAGTCAATGGTGGACCGACTAGAAACCGTAGGATCCATCCACAAGTTGAGAGAGAGATGCCAGGGACACTGGTACCTATGGTACTCGGTACGCAAACATATCtgatacataaaaaaatgatatcaagcAGAGATCATTGgctaaattaaagaaaatgggAGAAATTGTTAAAAGGTTCAAAGTATTAGAGCGTTTTATAGCGCATGTAACCAATTATGCATAGGAAGCATTTCATCTTATGTTATGAATCATGCATTCAgctgaaacaaacaaacagtaACCAATGGGTGACACACTTTAAAAGCGACTGTAATTGTTAGTTAGATCAAGACCATACCACACGGATCGAATTAATGGATACAGTATTACACCGACACCCTGAACGAACCCTGATCCCTTCAATTGCAACCATAAATagtatttttaactttatttta is part of the Crassostrea angulata isolate pt1a10 chromosome 3, ASM2561291v2, whole genome shotgun sequence genome and encodes:
- the LOC128176932 gene encoding uncharacterized protein LOC128176932, translated to MEYVRHQMTEEKRLGCLCQLTSISEYFLNSQVADLLQAFQKLSCVELGKMVKLVWDFKGWMENSLINSHGLMDQFVFRIHTVDKGRRIPIFQYRKGERERLMPDAADDTTYEVHHDRCGILIFKDMDFLQRAPNCVAPTDKSMYLDRILKETCPKQLKSGLLTSTEQQWWGSLSSVVMTYLKTSRNVDFPLIHLIESVKEIPETLMSHPVETRLQELEDKTMKRALVYTGNYLHPKKRKAAEKSKKQRK